From Chryseotalea sp. WA131a:
CCATACAATTAACGTTAAACCTTTATTATGCCACCTTTAAAAAAATTATCAGCCACACTTACACAAAAGCTGCTGAGCATTAAAAAACTCCGTAAAAATCAGCTAAGCCCAATTGCAGAGGATTGGATTTACCTGCAGGAAAGTGAACTGTTTTTTATAGATTTTATGAAAAGCAAAAAGGAGCCTGCTGTTGGCAATATGGAGTATGGGCCTGCATTGTACTTATTACATCAATTGCCAAAAGTTGTGGTTGATGTTTTAATTTTTGTAATGGGCATGCCGCCAACACAGATAAAAAAAGTCGATTGGGATAAATGGCTGCATGACGTAGAGCATGGCCCGGGCGTGGTTGCTGGTGATGGTACCATATACCTGTTTAAAAAATATGCTCAGCTTGATTTTGGCTGGACAGAATCACTGGTGTATTACCTGTATTACAGACACGAGAAGAGGAAAGATGCAAAATTTGGTATCACACCAGTTACCACCAAAATTCCCAAACAAAATAGCCTTACTATTGCCATCGTGGGCGACTGGGGTACCGGTGTTTACAGCGATGAAGGTTTTGAAGCACCTTCGCAATTGGTTAAAAATGCAATTAATGCCCTTAAGCTTCCACCCCTTGGCCTTCCACCGGATATAACCCTGCACCTTAGGCTTCATATTAATTCCTTGATTGTCAGTTTATGGCAATTAAACCAAGGAAATCTTTTGCGAAATCATTGGGACCGCGGATTCGAGCACTACGGCTTAAGAAGGGCATAAGTCTCAAGCATTTTGAAGCAAAAGAGAATTCTATTGATAGACATGTACTTTCCGATATAGAAAATG
This genomic window contains:
- a CDS encoding helix-turn-helix transcriptional regulator, which translates into the protein MGPRIRALRLKKGISLKHFEAKENSIDRHVLSDIENGKKVPNVYTLFRISLILDVPLEEFVSKLK